The Blastocatellia bacterium genome contains the following window.
AAGATGCGGGCGGTCTCCAGGATAAACCCCCATCGCTCCTGCTTTCAGGGAAGTGGGGCTTGTCTTTGAACGTCAGCCCCCGATGAGAATTCCGTTCCCGGGCCTTTTCATGTAGGAGATTCGTACCTTTTGCTTGACTTTCTCCGGAGACTCGGGGATCGTTACGGGTATTCCTTGTCTGGCCGTTTCGTCGGCGAAGGCGGACCGGCCGACAAATCCTTAAGCGGACGGAGCAGTTTGATAGTGGAGGCAACAATAGCGTCGGTCGCTCAATTGCGCGCTCAGCTCGTGGAGCAATATGGGGAAGACCGCGTTCGATGCCAGGAACCATTGGCACGATATGTAAACTGGCGCGTTGGCGGTCCGGCGGATCTTCTCTTCATCGCGCGGACGCGAGAGGAGCTGGTGACAGGTGTTCAGCGAGCACGTGACAGGTCGCTGCCCGTTACGGTGATCGGGTACGGAGCTAATGTGCTTGTCTCCGACCGAGGAATCCGGGGCCTTGTGATCGTCAATCGGGCGGAAGACATCACGGTGAGCGGGGAGCGAATCACCGCCGATTCAGGCACAAATCTCGTCACCCTCGCTCGGCGGGCCTGTGAAGAGGGCCTGTCAGGTTTAGAATTTCTCATCGGCATCCCCGGAACCGTCGGCGGAGCGATCGTCGGCAACGCGGGCACCCGGGACGAGTGGATCGGCGATCGGGTGGAGAGGATCGAAATTCTCGCTCCGCACGGCGAACTCCAATGGCTCGAGCAGCGAGAACTGGACTTTGGCTATCGCAGAAGTCGTCTTCAGCGAACGGGAGAGATTATCCTCCGTGCCGTTTTGCTCGGGCGGAAGGCTCCTCGTGGGGAAATTGAAAAGCGGATGGATCAGATGCTGGCGGCCCGAAGAAATCAGCCGACCGGTCCGAGCGCGGGTTCGGTTTTCAAAAATCCTCCGGGGGATTTTGCCGGTCGGTTGATCGAAGCCTGCGGGTTAAAGGGCTATCGTATCGGAGGGGCAAAGATCTCCGAGCAACACGCCAACTTCATCATCAATACGGGAGGGGCAACGGCGGGAGAGATCAGGGCCCTGATCGAGGTAGCCCGGCAGGAGGTCGTCCGCAAGTTCGGCATCCGGCTGGAGGAAGAGGTGCGCTATCTCGGAGAGTGGGATTAATGACCTGGATCATTCGCGGAGGTCGCCCGCTCCTGGGCGATGTGACAGTCGGCGGAGCAAAGAACACGGCTTTCAAGCTGATGATTGCCGCGCTCCTGGCTGATGATGTCAGCGTTCTGGAGAACGTGCCCGATGTGGGAGATACCCGCACGGTAGCCGAGATGATTCGGGCACTTGGAGGACAAGTCGAATGGGCGACGGGTCGAAGCCTCATAATTGATCCAGGAGGCGTCAGGCAGTATGTGCTTGATCGGGAGATGGCCACGCGCTGTCGAGCCTCGATCCTGTTTGCCGGACCGTTACTCGCGCGCCTGGGCGAAGCTGTAATTCCTCTGCCCGGAGGTGATCGCATCGGCCGCCGTCCGGTGGACCGCCATCTCGCAGGCCTCCTGGCGCTCGGTGTGGAGACCCGCGATGAAGGTGGGCTTCTTCACCTCAGGGCACCTCGCCTTCGAGGAGCACGCTACCGATTTCCCAAAAGCACTCACACCGGGACGGAGACACTGCTTCTGGCGGCTGTGTGTGCCGAGGGGGAAACTCTCCTGGAAAACGCTGCCTGCGAGCCGGAAGTGGACGACCTGATCGCTTTCCTAAGGAAGATGGGGGCACAGGTCGAGCGGCTGACCGACCGAACGATCCGCATCCTTGGCGTTGCAGGACTACATGGCGCGCGTCACAGCATCATGCCCGACCGGAATGAAGCCGTGACTTACGCCTGTGCTGCTCTGATCACCCGGGGAGATGTAACGACCCACCAGGTGCAGCCCGTGCACCTGACGGCATTCATTGACGTCCTGAAGGCAATGAGGGCTGGCTGCCAGGCGGATGATAACAGGCTGCGCGTGTGGTATGATGGGCCACTCCGTCCCGTGACGATCACAACGTCGCCACACCCGGGATTCATGACCGATTGGCATCCGCTCGTGGCGTCTGTGCTGACGCAGGCCGAGGGAGTAAGCGTCGTCCATGAGACCGTGTTTGAAAATCGCTTTGGCTATGTGCCGTATTTGAGGCAAATGGGCGCGCGGATCGAGCTGTTCAATCCCGAGGTTCTCAATCCCGACGCAGTCTACAACTTCAACCCCGAGGACGACCATCCCGATTACTTTCATGCCGCGCGGATCTTCGGGCCGACGCCTCTCCGCGGTGCCTGCGTGCATGCAACCGACGTTCGCGCCGGAGCGGCTCTCGTCCTGGCGGCGCTGGCAGCCGATGGTGAAACCACCTTAACGGGAATTGAGCACATCGAGCGGGGATACGAACGGCTCGATCTCGCTCTCCGGTCGCTTGGCGCAGACATTCGTCAGAAGTAGGACGCATCCCGGATTCGCAGAGATGACGATCCCCTTCGTCTCCGGTTTACGCGCAGGTCATCGTTATTTTTCGGCTATGGTTGGAAGCGGAGGGAGACGCCTGTCCATTCGGCGGAGATTTCGGTCATGGGGATTCAACCGGCTTGCCCTCACACGCCGACTGCCGTAAACTGTGGACGTCTGATGCGTAACGAAAGCGGTTGAGGGTCGGACTGACGCATGGCGGAGATCGTCCCCATCACAGTGGGAGCCACCCTCTCACACTACCTTGTCCTGGAACGACTTGGTCGAGGGGGGATGGGGGAGGTCTGGAAGGCGGAGAATATACGGCTGAAGAAGATAGTTGCGCTCAAGACACTCTCGCCCAAGCTGCTTGCCGATCCTGATGCCAAAGCCCGATTCCTCCGGGAAGCCCGGTTAATCGCCCGGCTGGATCATCCCAACATCGCCAGCGTATTTGACATCGTGGAGGTGGGCGATCTCGTCTTCATCGTCATGGAGTACATTCAAGGCGAGTCGCTCGACCGGCGCATCGCTCGAGGTCCGCTGGATAAGAGCGAGGTCGTGAAGATTGCGGCTCAGGTGTGTGATGCATTGGCCGAGGCGCATCGCCATCGGATCATTCATCGAGACATTAAGCCGCACAATATCATGCTCACGCCGGCGGGTCATGTGAAGGTTCTTGATTTCGGACTGGCGAAGTTGCTGGCACCTCCGCAGATGGAGGAGACCACCGAAACACAAACGGTCGAGGCTACAGCTTTGACCATGCCGGGGATGACATTCGGCACGCGCAAATACATGTCGCCCGAGCAATGGCTCAGCCCGGAGGTTGATCATCGCAGCGATATTTTCTCCCTTGGCGTCGTGATTTTCGAGATGCTCGTCGGCGATCTCCCCATTGAGGGCTATCAATTGGCCAATATGATCGGCACCCAATCCACTGTCTGGTCGGGCGTCTTTCAGGGAGTCCCGCGAGAGTTTCGCCCGATACTGTTGAAGACGCTGGCCCGGAATCCCGACGATCGGTATCAAAGCGTGACTGAACTCATGCGCGATCTGGGGAGCCTTCCGCGCGTGACCGAGTACGTGCCGGAAGTGACCGTCACTCCACCGGTGCTCGAAGCCCCGCCGCTGAAACCATCGGTGACGGTTTCCCTGCTTCACGCCATCGGCTATCTCGCACCCTCTTTGTTTCTGATTCACCTGGCGGGCGCACGACCGGGTACGCTCCGGGCGGCAAGCGCTGTCGTTCTGGCGGTGACTCTTCCTTTTCTCATCCGGGCACTCGAGGGGCGTCTTGGGCGTCGGCTGAAACCGATCCGGTTGATCGCTCAGCGGACGGATCGGCGCGTGGCGCCGGTCGTCGGTCTGCTAATGCTGTTTGTGCTCGCGGCTGCCTTTAATATCGGAGACCTCTTCGGATGGGTTCAGCAATGGGGGGACTGGCGCTATGCCATTACATCGGTTCCGCGCCATAAGGATGTCGTGTTGATCGCTATTGATGCCGAGTCCCGCCAGAAATTCCTCGCCACCGACCCCGGCGCTTCTCAGTTGAAGAACTGGCGGCGGTACCACAGGCAACTCATCGAGACGATTCTCGCTCATGGCCCTCCGAAGGCCATCGGGTTTGACATTTTCTTCGAGGATCCGACCGAATTCGATGCGGACTTCGCCCAGGCGATCACTCGCGCCCGAAGCCAGGGAGTGCCCGTCATCATTGGGGAGTTTTTCGACGAGCAGAAGTATGAGTTTCGCCCGCCGACTCCGCAGATTCGCGCCGCCGTTGGCGATGCGGTTGGCCATCCGATCGTTCTCAAGGGGATGGACGATGTCGTCCGGGGGGTTCCGCTGGTTCTGCGGAGCAGGCGGGTGGATGAGGAAGCCGGTGTTGTGTTCACCCAGGAGGTGCCCTCGCTCTCGCTGCTCATGGTCAGCGGCGGAAGCTTCGATGCGACTCGCGTGTTGCCCGGTCAGGAGTTGCGTCTGGAGGATCGGGTCGTACCGCTTGCTTCCGGGCCGCAGTATGTGCGCAATCTCCCTCCGGACAGGTTCGATTACGAAACCTTTCTCATCGCCTACAGCCGGGATTCCCTTGAACAGCTCAGCTACTGGGATGTCTACGAGGGGAGCATCTTTAAGGATCGCCTCCCGGCCAATTACTTCCTCGGCAAATATGTCTTGATCGGAGCGGCGTATCCCGATTTCGAGCGTCCGGTGCAAATTCCCACAGATCGCGAGGTTTATCCGTTCTACGTCCACGCAAGCGCCATCAACGCAATGTTGCAAAACGCGTCTATCACGCAGGTGCGAGGATTTCCGGCGCTCTTGATTGTCGCGCTCGTCGGCCTGACGGTCTACGGAGCGGCGCTCCACTTTCGCCGACGTTTCCTCCTTCAGGCCGCATCAGTTGGCGGGATATGTGTGCTGGTGGGCGGGGCATCGTACTGGCTCTACACCAGCTCGTTCACCTGGTTCGATTCCTCCTACACGATTTTTGCTGCCATCAGTGTGGGCCTTTTTTGTCGTCTAACGGAGGGAAGGCAAAAATGATCCGGAAGAGGAAAAAGCGCTGGGAGATCGTGAGCATCCTCGTGCTCAGTTGCTCGGCGATGACGGCTCAAGGTCAGCAGAGCGTGGCCGTGATCTTCGATATTCGCAAGCCCCCGTCAGGGTCCACATCGTATGCCGACCAGGAACCCGTCGAGAACGTCAACGTGTTCAAAGCGCAAGACCGTCGGTGGCAATCGGGATGGAAAAGGCTCCCGCTCGATCTTCTCGATCGCGTGAATGTGCGTCGGCTTCCTCAACCTAAAGTGCAGAAGCTCATCATCACTTTCACCGATCCCCGGCGCAAGCAAGTGATCCTCGCCGAGGGCGACCATATTCAAATTCTCGATCCCGAAACGATCCAGGTTGAGGGAGGGTTTTTCGGCTGGATCGTGGGGCGAATTCGCACGACGACGCGCTATATCCAGGCCATCGCCAGCGGCACCCAGTACGGGCTCATTGTGGATGGCGAACGAACGCGGCTATACGTCTGGGAGGGAAGCGTGGAAGTGTCCAGCCGCGCGGGAGGGCGAGTTGTGGTCGGGGAGAAACATTTGACCGAAGCTGTTGGGGAACGTCCGCCGGCTCCCCCGCGTATCCCTCGATTCGAGGAAATCAAAGACCTCGTCCTTTTCGGCATCGAGGTGGATCCCGACGTGCGCATCCGTTTTGCCGACGAACGATCGCAATCTCAGTTGCACGAGGACCTGATCCGGGCGGAATTCGAGACTGCCGTTCGACCGACGGTGGAGACGCAGATCAACCTCGGTAATCTCTATCTCGCCCTCGGACGCTATGATCAGGCTCTGGCCGTTTTCAACCGGGCGGAAAAGATCGCTCCCGCGAGTGACATCTATAATGCCCGAGGCATCATTTACACCGTGCGGCCCGGGCTGGGTGATCCGGTGAGTGAGTTTCGAGCAGCCATCGGTCGGGAGAATCTCTCGAGGTTTCACAATAATCTCGGGGTTTACTATTTGCGGGAGCGACGGATTGATCAGGCCATTACCGAGTTTCAAACAGCCGTTGCGCTGGAGCCAACCAATGACGTGGCCTACAACGGATTGGGAGTTGCCTGGATTCAATCGGGGCAGGGAACGATGGCGCTCAGCCGTGCTCAGGAGGCACTTAGCCGGGCCGTCCGGCTCAAGCCCAGAGTCGTATCTCTGACCAATTTGGGCACGACATACTTGCTTCAGGGTCAGGTTGATGCCGCCGAAGATTACTACCGGCGAGCAGCTCGACTGGCTGAACCCGATGCCGCCATTGCAAACAATCTCGGCGTCTCGTCGCTCAAACGCGGGCGATACGAAGAGGCAGTGGATCAGTTCATCAAGGCCATTCACGCTGATAGCTCCGATCCTGCTGCTTACTGTAATCTGGCCCTCGTCTATCACGCGCAGGCCGAGCTCCGGGAGGCAATCAAAAGTCGAGTTCAGGATCTGGCTGCTCCCGCGGGACCGCTCTCGGCAGATGTGGTTCGATCAACGATGGCCCTTCTAGGCGAAGTCGAGCGGCTTCCGGCGGACCAATTTGACGCAGCCTGCGAGAGATTCGCCGCAACACTACGGCGAAACCGTTAGCCCATTCGGTTGGTCACGGGAGACGCTTACCCTGGGGACTGAAAGGGCGGGCTTCGATCGGGAGGTACGCAACCATGAGAAAGACGCTCGCTTTGATTGCCACTTTAGCCTTCGGCATAGGGATTCGGCCGTCGCCGGTTGGGATGGCAGGCGGAGACGGGACCATCTCATCAACGTCTTTCGCACCTAGAGCCGCTCAGGTCGGCTTCGCCGTCATCGGCATTTCCCCCGCGCCGGAGGCGACCAATGTTCCGGTGACGACGACCATCATCGTCACTTTTAACCTGCCGTTGGTAGCGTCATCGGTGACGACCCAAACGTTCACACTCGCGGCCCTGACTGGCGTCGCAAGCGTTCCCGTCGCGGGTACGATAGCTGTTCTGGGATCAACGGCCACGTTTCGGCCTTTGATGGCCTTGTCGCCGCTGACAAATTATCAGGTCAGGATCGTCGGCGGACCCAGAGGAGTTCGCGGCAGGGATCCACAGGGATCAATCTTCAGCCTGGAGAAAGATTTTCTCAGTACTTTTCGAACGGGGGAAGCTACCGGGGGCGGCACGTCGGTGCGTGCGAGAAATGGAGGGATTGTGACCGATCCTCGCACCGGCGCATCGGCCTCGATCCCACCAAACACGCTGAAAACTGACGCGCGCGTCCGCATCCTGACGCTCGACTCGGCAGCGCAGATCGGTCAGGTGGATAATAGCTGCGGCGTCTCCATTCGGCCCGACGAGCCGTTGCCGGGCGTAAATGGGTTTCTGCGCGTTTCCGAAATCGTACGGTATGAGGTTCAGCCCTGCGGTTCCGTCGCATTCGGGCCGAGTATGACGTTGCGATTTCCGCTCATTTTTCCTTTCAAGGGGACGCTTCCGATCGGCACGGTGGTTCGCGTCTTTGAACTGGGGCGCTCGGCGAATGGTCAGCTTGTCTTCCGTGATACGGGAGTCCCCGCCAAGGTGATCGGAAGTTTTCTTACGGGCACGGCAGCGATTGTGCCGGGAATTCCTGTTTTCGGCACGTTCGCCGCGTTCCTGCCGGTGACAAATTCTGCGAAGACCACGCGGTGGTATGGTGATGAGGAGCAAAGCGGGACTTTCTTGAGGTCTTCTTCAGTCGTTGCCAACGCCATGCACGCGCTCTATTTCCCCCTGGTGCTCGAGTCCGATGGGCGACGGACGAAAATTTCGGTTGTGAACCCCACAACGAATCCGGTTGATGTTAACTTTGTGGCTTATACACCAGCGGGGGATAAGTCCGTCACCGTTGCTATTCGACTCGACGGAGGCCGCCAGTTCTCGCTGCGTGTGGGAGAGGCCTTTCCCGGGTTCACGCGGGGAGCAGTTGTCGTTCTCTCGAACGAGGCCATCACCGGCTTTTACGAGATCGTCAACGAATACGACAAGCC
Protein-coding sequences here:
- a CDS encoding Ig-like domain-containing protein, producing the protein MRKTLALIATLAFGIGIRPSPVGMAGGDGTISSTSFAPRAAQVGFAVIGISPAPEATNVPVTTTIIVTFNLPLVASSVTTQTFTLAALTGVASVPVAGTIAVLGSTATFRPLMALSPLTNYQVRIVGGPRGVRGRDPQGSIFSLEKDFLSTFRTGEATGGGTSVRARNGGIVTDPRTGASASIPPNTLKTDARVRILTLDSAAQIGQVDNSCGVSIRPDEPLPGVNGFLRVSEIVRYEVQPCGSVAFGPSMTLRFPLIFPFKGTLPIGTVVRVFELGRSANGQLVFRDTGVPAKVIGSFLTGTAAIVPGIPVFGTFAAFLPVTNSAKTTRWYGDEEQSGTFLRSSSVVANAMHALYFPLVLESDGRRTKISVVNPTTNPVDVNFVAYTPAGDKSVTVAIRLDGGRQFSLRVGEAFPGFTRGAVVVLSNEAITGFYEIVNEYDKPTLMAGAAAVRSAQAAMVFPVIMTLGNDATEVHLFNPSSQPVRVSVKGYDATGAPVSPTDGSGSPVTDFELPPFGTYVVSSRDPSANTGPAFLSLAQLNGGYLIVQSLDATHGLVGAEIFGTETASQRTVAVVNGLSLPSGCVLVNPGDGACHVDSSPESEIPEAVRQHTLYGLHFDDPPAGAELLLINVSDQPAQVAISAFREDGSFRGSFPASGFLVPDLPAHGVLRLDLPAKLGFHPAPGYIRVEDQNSALVGVIINFDATSGRYKTVLPLVPDDPRLAQSNVTTFLSRVQLDPSSSAEPRMVTGLIVFNPNNNSVPFTLRIRDNAGRVRSTSATLVARGMFIRSRSAVSFPTTDNGYVEMQTTGALLPGTGARLILVGIYRARGSSGIHVSSPVLEQTR
- the murB gene encoding UDP-N-acetylmuramate dehydrogenase — protein: MEATIASVAQLRAQLVEQYGEDRVRCQEPLARYVNWRVGGPADLLFIARTREELVTGVQRARDRSLPVTVIGYGANVLVSDRGIRGLVIVNRAEDITVSGERITADSGTNLVTLARRACEEGLSGLEFLIGIPGTVGGAIVGNAGTRDEWIGDRVERIEILAPHGELQWLEQRELDFGYRRSRLQRTGEIILRAVLLGRKAPRGEIEKRMDQMLAARRNQPTGPSAGSVFKNPPGDFAGRLIEACGLKGYRIGGAKISEQHANFIINTGGATAGEIRALIEVARQEVVRKFGIRLEEEVRYLGEWD
- a CDS encoding tetratricopeptide repeat protein, with amino-acid sequence MIRKRKKRWEIVSILVLSCSAMTAQGQQSVAVIFDIRKPPSGSTSYADQEPVENVNVFKAQDRRWQSGWKRLPLDLLDRVNVRRLPQPKVQKLIITFTDPRRKQVILAEGDHIQILDPETIQVEGGFFGWIVGRIRTTTRYIQAIASGTQYGLIVDGERTRLYVWEGSVEVSSRAGGRVVVGEKHLTEAVGERPPAPPRIPRFEEIKDLVLFGIEVDPDVRIRFADERSQSQLHEDLIRAEFETAVRPTVETQINLGNLYLALGRYDQALAVFNRAEKIAPASDIYNARGIIYTVRPGLGDPVSEFRAAIGRENLSRFHNNLGVYYLRERRIDQAITEFQTAVALEPTNDVAYNGLGVAWIQSGQGTMALSRAQEALSRAVRLKPRVVSLTNLGTTYLLQGQVDAAEDYYRRAARLAEPDAAIANNLGVSSLKRGRYEEAVDQFIKAIHADSSDPAAYCNLALVYHAQAELREAIKSRVQDLAAPAGPLSADVVRSTMALLGEVERLPADQFDAACERFAATLRRNR
- the murA gene encoding UDP-N-acetylglucosamine 1-carboxyvinyltransferase, producing MTWIIRGGRPLLGDVTVGGAKNTAFKLMIAALLADDVSVLENVPDVGDTRTVAEMIRALGGQVEWATGRSLIIDPGGVRQYVLDREMATRCRASILFAGPLLARLGEAVIPLPGGDRIGRRPVDRHLAGLLALGVETRDEGGLLHLRAPRLRGARYRFPKSTHTGTETLLLAAVCAEGETLLENAACEPEVDDLIAFLRKMGAQVERLTDRTIRILGVAGLHGARHSIMPDRNEAVTYACAALITRGDVTTHQVQPVHLTAFIDVLKAMRAGCQADDNRLRVWYDGPLRPVTITTSPHPGFMTDWHPLVASVLTQAEGVSVVHETVFENRFGYVPYLRQMGARIELFNPEVLNPDAVYNFNPEDDHPDYFHAARIFGPTPLRGACVHATDVRAGAALVLAALAADGETTLTGIEHIERGYERLDLALRSLGADIRQK
- a CDS encoding protein kinase produces the protein MAEIVPITVGATLSHYLVLERLGRGGMGEVWKAENIRLKKIVALKTLSPKLLADPDAKARFLREARLIARLDHPNIASVFDIVEVGDLVFIVMEYIQGESLDRRIARGPLDKSEVVKIAAQVCDALAEAHRHRIIHRDIKPHNIMLTPAGHVKVLDFGLAKLLAPPQMEETTETQTVEATALTMPGMTFGTRKYMSPEQWLSPEVDHRSDIFSLGVVIFEMLVGDLPIEGYQLANMIGTQSTVWSGVFQGVPREFRPILLKTLARNPDDRYQSVTELMRDLGSLPRVTEYVPEVTVTPPVLEAPPLKPSVTVSLLHAIGYLAPSLFLIHLAGARPGTLRAASAVVLAVTLPFLIRALEGRLGRRLKPIRLIAQRTDRRVAPVVGLLMLFVLAAAFNIGDLFGWVQQWGDWRYAITSVPRHKDVVLIAIDAESRQKFLATDPGASQLKNWRRYHRQLIETILAHGPPKAIGFDIFFEDPTEFDADFAQAITRARSQGVPVIIGEFFDEQKYEFRPPTPQIRAAVGDAVGHPIVLKGMDDVVRGVPLVLRSRRVDEEAGVVFTQEVPSLSLLMVSGGSFDATRVLPGQELRLEDRVVPLASGPQYVRNLPPDRFDYETFLIAYSRDSLEQLSYWDVYEGSIFKDRLPANYFLGKYVLIGAAYPDFERPVQIPTDREVYPFYVHASAINAMLQNASITQVRGFPALLIVALVGLTVYGAALHFRRRFLLQAASVGGICVLVGGASYWLYTSSFTWFDSSYTIFAAISVGLFCRLTEGRQK